In Persicimonas caeni, a single window of DNA contains:
- a CDS encoding enoyl-CoA hydratase-related protein, translated as MSDEKVLTKQVDDDGLCVITINRPDAMNSLNGELVGQLWHEFYEMRHDDAVRVIVLTAAGDRAFCAGADLKERATMSESEVRRRIDDYRGCFGAIDNCPKPVICAINGYAFGGGLELALACDLRVVNADTKVGLTETRLGIIPGAGGTQRLPRVVGVAKAKELIFTAKRLTGKEAEAIGLANYAVPADQVLDRAKELGRAMLDSAPIALQQAKIAIDAGMQADLNTGLEIESRAYAVTIPTEDRQEGLAAFREKRKPNFKGK; from the coding sequence ATGAGCGACGAAAAGGTACTCACGAAACAGGTCGATGACGACGGCCTTTGCGTAATTACCATCAATCGGCCCGACGCGATGAACTCGCTCAACGGCGAGCTCGTCGGCCAGTTGTGGCACGAGTTCTACGAGATGCGCCACGACGACGCGGTCCGCGTGATCGTCTTGACCGCTGCCGGCGACCGCGCTTTTTGCGCCGGGGCCGACCTCAAGGAGCGCGCGACGATGAGCGAGTCGGAGGTGCGCCGGCGCATCGACGACTACCGCGGCTGCTTCGGCGCGATCGACAATTGTCCCAAGCCGGTCATCTGCGCGATCAACGGCTATGCGTTCGGCGGCGGCCTCGAGCTGGCGCTGGCCTGCGACCTTCGGGTGGTCAACGCCGACACCAAGGTCGGGCTGACCGAGACGCGCCTGGGGATCATCCCGGGCGCCGGCGGCACCCAGCGCCTGCCGCGCGTCGTCGGCGTTGCCAAGGCCAAAGAGCTCATCTTTACCGCCAAACGGCTCACCGGCAAGGAAGCCGAGGCAATCGGGCTGGCCAACTACGCCGTGCCCGCCGACCAGGTCCTCGACCGCGCCAAAGAGCTCGGCCGCGCCATGCTCGACTCGGCGCCCATCGCCCTGCAGCAGGCAAAGATCGCCATCGACGCCGGCATGCAGGCCGACCTGAACACCGGCCTCGAGATCGAATCGCGCGCCTATGCCGTCACGATTCCGACCGAAGACCGCCAGGAGGGACTCGCCGCCTTCCGCGAAAAACGAAAACCCAACTTCAAGGGCAAATAG
- a CDS encoding PEGA domain-containing protein translates to MLKKLYLSLLTVIFTCACAGASGTKAPSEGSSADAAQEAAPGSVLPEHHRTQLRELSSAVADCQNDDVHACTELARRYAAGHEVPPSAEATETFAARACELGDDEHCAYLAVELVQHDHTAALGAGHIAKLCAAGYKPSCRAQARLMVSGRGLSKAPARAAKMMRPPCESGESDACWVLVDAVQAADVADKPWALDEYTALLDRVCQKGMEDACKQLGDFYFEGVTWGDATIEADVPRAKSYYQKAGQSPPSSAQVTVYSKPAGLIVIDGQVTTQRTPATVDISPGEHALRVKFDNGETSEPKSVTGRRGERVKLFFRYQ, encoded by the coding sequence ATGTTGAAAAAGCTGTATTTATCGCTCCTCACGGTCATATTCACATGCGCCTGCGCCGGAGCTTCGGGCACGAAGGCGCCGAGCGAAGGGAGCTCGGCCGACGCGGCGCAGGAGGCCGCCCCGGGGAGCGTTCTGCCGGAGCATCACCGCACCCAACTTCGCGAGTTGAGCTCGGCCGTGGCCGACTGTCAGAACGACGACGTCCACGCCTGTACCGAGCTCGCCCGGCGCTACGCCGCCGGCCACGAGGTGCCGCCGAGCGCCGAGGCGACCGAGACTTTCGCTGCACGTGCCTGCGAGCTGGGCGACGACGAGCATTGCGCCTATTTGGCCGTCGAGCTCGTCCAACACGATCACACCGCGGCGCTCGGCGCCGGACACATCGCGAAGTTGTGCGCGGCTGGATACAAGCCATCGTGCCGCGCTCAGGCGCGCTTGATGGTCTCTGGACGCGGCCTCTCGAAGGCGCCGGCTCGCGCGGCCAAGATGATGCGGCCGCCATGCGAAAGTGGCGAGAGCGACGCCTGCTGGGTGCTGGTCGACGCGGTCCAGGCCGCCGACGTAGCTGACAAGCCGTGGGCGCTCGACGAGTACACCGCCCTGCTCGACCGTGTCTGTCAAAAGGGAATGGAGGATGCGTGCAAACAGCTCGGAGATTTCTATTTCGAAGGCGTCACCTGGGGTGATGCCACGATCGAGGCGGATGTCCCGAGGGCGAAGTCCTACTACCAGAAGGCCGGCCAATCGCCCCCGAGCAGCGCGCAGGTGACGGTCTACTCGAAACCCGCCGGCCTCATCGTCATTGACGGCCAAGTGACCACGCAACGCACGCCCGCGACCGTGGACATAAGCCCCGGCGAGCATGCTCTGCGCGTCAAATTCGACAATGGTGAGACGTCAGAGCCCAAATCGGTGACCGGCCGACGAGGCGAACGCGTCAAACTCTTCTTCCGATATCAATAA